Proteins encoded together in one Drosophila albomicans strain 15112-1751.03 chromosome 2R, ASM965048v2, whole genome shotgun sequence window:
- the LOC117576974 gene encoding cystinosin homolog: MARCLSFYLLQALAFVATVGYVKAQVSQGFTVDTHDLTVLLNGNKTFEIYASNNIGVNANVQLIKQHEDYLDLDPESFVYQAGSSFSQIITVTGRHAGNVEITASSNPSESWITSDLFVRVVVAKSEAIIYTSIVFGWIYFVAWSVSFYPQIWINYRRKSVEGLNFDFIALNIVGFTLYSMFNCGLYFITGLQDEYEERHPHGVNPVLLNDVVFSLHAMFATSITIIQCYVYERGLQRVSKTAFGLLAIFALFIVISGGLAGGGVIHWLDFLYYCSYVKLTITIIKYIPQALMNYRRKSTVGWSIGNILLDFTGGTLSMLQMILNAHNYDDWASLFGDPTKFGLGLFSVLFDIFFMLQHYVFYRHSRESSSSDLTTDTAVNNEAQNESIEKY, encoded by the exons ATGGCTCGTTGCTTGAGCTTTTATTTGCTGCAAGCACTTGCTTTTGTTGCCACGG TGGGATACGTCAAGGCGCAAGTTAGTCAAGGCTTCACTGTTGATACTCATGATCTGACGGTATTGTTGAATGGCAATAAAACCTTTGAGATTTATGCTAG TAACAATATTGGAGTAAATGCCAATGTGCAGTTGATCAAACAACATGAGGACTACTTGGATTTGGATCCCGAGTCATTTGTCTATCAAGCGGGCAGTTCGTTCAGTCAAATCATCACTGTAACCGGTCGTCATGCAGGTAATGTCGAGATCACCGCGAGCAGTAATCCCAGCGAAAGTTGGAT CACCAGCGATTTGTTTgtgcgtgttgttgttgccaagtCTGAAGCCATTATTTACACCTCAATTGTGTTTGGCtggatttattttgttgcatgGTCGGTTTCATTTTATCCACAAATATGGATCAACTATCGCCGAAAATCGGTGGAGggtttgaattttgatttcataGCCCTCAACATTGTGGGATTTACGCTCTACAGCATGTTCAATTGTGGATTGTATTTCATCACTGGGCTGCAGGATGAGTACGAGGAGCGACATCCTCACGGCGTAAATCCTGTATTGCTAAACGATGTCGTCTTCTCATTGCACGCTATGTTTGCAACAAGCATCACAATCATTCAGTGCTATGTGTATGAG CGCGGATTGCAACGTGTCTCGAAGACGGCATTCGGTTTATTGGCAATATTTGCCCTGTTCATCGTCATATCAGGTGGACTGGCTGGTGGCGGGGTAATTCATTGGCTGGATTTCCTATACTACTGCAG CTATGTGAAGCTGACGATAACAATCATCAAATATATTCCTCAGGCCTTGATGAATTATCGCAGAAAAAGTACTGTGGGATG GAGTATAGGTAATATCTTATTGGATTTCACTGGCGGTACTCTGAGTATGCTGCAGATGATATTGAATGCGCATAACTATG ACGATTGGGCGTCTTTATTCGGTGACCCAACGAAGTTTGGCCTTGGTTTATTTTCTGTGCTATTTGACATATTCTTCATGCTTCAGCATTACGTATTCTACAg ACATTCGAGAGAGTCTTCTAGCTCTGATCTAACGACTGATACAGCGGTTAACAATGAAGCTCAGAATGAGTCGATTGAGAAATATTAG
- the LOC117576088 gene encoding cellular tumor antigen p53 has protein sequence MYVVEPMSWKKERLSIDEEEQDIFEAANSNLENANTEQNTEELPNEPLAYLQGLNSGNLMQFSQQSVLRDMMLQDIKTQINALPKLENHNKGDYCLSLILEEPPRSHWMFSVPLNKLYIRMNKTFNIDVKFKIKMPFQPLNLRAFICFVKDVSEPVLRCQNHLSTDPIKDDMSKRSSLLRCANPNSTYFGTDQGKSIIERYSVLVPLNMSHSSHQGGGYVRQTLAFNFVCQNSCFGRKETCLVFCLENVNADILGQQVLYVKICSCPKRDRNEDERKLGSNKRKEASCASDDEEVDEERGKKTRRRTLQRDVKEENESNDSCDTQAFPSDWNVSRTEDGNYRLVMKCSKKDMLVESIEGMIEKTAAAMLRSPQNVKLRQHANHLLNLKKCALKLS, from the exons ATGTACGTTGTTGAACCAATGTCTTGGAAAAAAGAAAG ATTGAGCATTGATGAGGAGGAACAGGACATTTTCGAAGCTGCAAACTCGAATctggaaaatgcaaatacCGAACAAAACACAGAAGAATT GCCAAATGAACCATTGGCATATCTACAAGGTTTAAAT TCGGGCAACTTGATGCAGTTCAGTCAG CAATCCGTACTGCGTGATATGATGCTGCAAGATATCAAAACACAGATCAATGCATTGCCAAAGCTGGAAAATCACAATAAAGGAGATTATTGCCTGAGCTTGATTCTGGAGGAGCCGCCCAGGTCGCATTGGATGTTCTCGGTGCCGTTGAACAAGTTGTATATTCGTATGAATAAGACCTTCAATATAGATgtgaaattcaaaatcaagATGCCTTTTCAACCGCTCAATCTAAGAGCCTTTATCTGCTTCGTTAAAGATGTCAGTGAACCTGTGTTGCGTTGTCAGAATCATCTAAGCACAGATCCAA TCAAGGACGATATGAGCAAGCGAAGCAGTCTTCTACGCTGTGCTAACCCAAATTCAACCTATTTCGGAACAGATCAGGGAAAGAGTATTATAGAGCGTTACTCTGTTCTAGTGCCTTTAAATATGAGTCATTCCAGCCATCAAGGCGGTGGATATGTGCGACAAACCCTTGCCTTCAATTTCGTCTGTCAGAATTCATGCTTTGGCCGCAAAGAAACTTGTTTGGTCTTTTGTTTGGAAAACGTAAA tgcCGATATACTGGGCCAGCAGGTGTTGTATGTTAAGATTTGCTCGTGCCCAAAGCGCGATCGCAATGAAGACGAACGCAAGTTGGGGAGCAACAAGCGCAAGGAAGCGTCGTGTGCCTCGGACGATGAAGAAGTCGACGAGGAACGTGGCAAAAAGACGCGTCGACGCACTCTTCAACGCGACGTCAAAGAAGAGAATGAAAGCAATGATAGCTGCGATACGCAGGCTTTTCCCTCAGATTGGAATGTTTCACGAACTGAAGATGGCAATTATCGTCTAGTTATGAAGTGCTCAAAGAAGGATATGCTAGTGGAGAGCATCGAGGGTATGATTGAGAAGACAGCAGCCGCAATGCTACGAAGTCCACAAAATGTTAAACTACGTCAACATGCCAACCATTTGCTGAACctcaaaa AATGCGCACTAAAGCTATCATAA
- the LOC117576728 gene encoding putative gustatory receptor 94a, translating to MGFFGIRLSRKPIRGTGQIVHFLLVTLIFMLTLFGLFANRFTLRGRHRYIFSKKYLAYAMLVTAIFTTIYVRQMYKDYTMSQLNLRDAVKLYSYMNIIVAIINFITQMIISKTVARMMSGVPLFDTIESLPIDGRVVLTSVMLAMIKVLGFPFVMETALIVQQKRNQPDLRWSWTLYTLFPMVISNFLNNCYFGAMIVIKNIIQALNDRLKLQVQQVNLMQNPNHKELYSKYYRIQRFCSLADELDVLAAQYKMICSQSTDYMALMSLSIVLSLICHLLGITVGVFNQYYAIAESAMGKKPYDAFGAFINLVFLSISILEIALLTYLSNDLLSETQATGIIIQEINVNDADWRYQRSVHSFSLLIFSIKYRIKPMGLFEIDISLINSVLSAVASFSLILVQSDLSQRLKRS from the coding sequence ATGGGCTTCTTTGGCATTCGACTCTCGAGGAAACCCATTCGAGGCACTGGGCAAATAGTTCACTTTTTGCTCGTTACgctaatatttatgttaacaCTGTTTGGACTCTTTGCCAACCGTTTTACTCTGCGCGGTCGCCATCGCTATATATTCTCAAAGAAATATTTGGCATATGCCATGCTAGTTACCGCAATTTTTACCACCATCTATGTGCGTCAAATGTATAAGGATTACACGATGTCACAGCTAAATCTACGAGATGCTGTCAAATTGTACAGTTATATGAACATTATTGTGGCCATTATTAACTTCATAACTCAAATGATAATAAGCAAAACTGTGGCACGCATGATGAGCGGAGTGCCCCTCTTCGACACCATCGAATCGCTGCCCATTGATGGACGCGTCGTGTTGACATCGGTGATGCTGGCCATGATTAAAGTTTTAGGATTTCCCTTCGTCATGGAGACGGCATTAATAGTGCAACAGAAACGCAATCAGCCGGATTTACGTTGGTCGTGGACTCTCTACACTCTATTTCCCATGGTGATTTCGAATTTCTTAAACAACTGTTACTTCGGGGCCATGATCgttattaaaaacataatacAGGCACTAAATGACCGCTTGAAATTGCAAGTACAGCAGGTAAATCTAATGCAGAACCCAAATCACAAGGAACTCTATTCGAAATACTATCGCATTCAACGCTTCTGCTCATTGGCCGATGAGCTGGATGTGCTCGCTGCgcaatataaaatgatatgtTCGCAGAGCACAGATTATATGGCCCTGATGTCGCTTTCGATTGTACTATCGCTGATCTGTCATCTGCTTGGTATTACTGTGGGTGTTTTTAACCAATATTACGCCATTGCAGAATCGGCTATGGGTAAAAAACCCTATGATGCCTTTGGTGCCTTCATCAATTTGGTGTTTTTGTCAATATCCATTTTGGAAATTGCCCTGCTAACGTACTTAAGCAATGATCTATTATCAGAGACGCAGGCAACAGGAATAATTATACAAGAGATCAATGTGAACGATGCCGATTGGAGATATCAACGAAGTGTTCATTCATTTTCCCTATTAATCTTTTCCATTAAGTACAGGATAAAACCAATGGGTCTCTTTGAGATTGACATATCACTGATCAATAGTGTTCTGTCGGCTGTAGCCAGTTTTTCGCTGATTCTTGTTCAATCGGATCTATCGCAACGCCTCAAACGATCG